The Streptomyces laurentii genome contains a region encoding:
- a CDS encoding hypothetical protein (Bacterial regulatory proteins, tetR family; pfam00440;~identified by MetaGeneAnnotator; putative;~mycofactocin system transcriptional regulator; TIGR03968;~transcriptional regulator [Streptomyces sp. PAMC26508]) yields the protein MSGLRERKKERTRQTLSEVAIALFLEKGFDAVSVAEVAAAAEVSKPTLFRYFPAKEDLVLHRFADHEDEPARVVAAAREAGVPPLTALRDHVLAGLERRDPVTGLNDAPQVLAFLRLLHGTPSLVARMQAFQARSEGVLAAALEGTPEGMPEGTDAEIPLRARLAAAQIVVVLRVLADENIRRITAGEPVDAVLPGAVEATREAFRGLAEGLPY from the coding sequence GTGAGCGGACTGCGGGAGCGGAAGAAGGAGCGGACGCGGCAGACGCTCTCCGAGGTGGCCATCGCGCTCTTCCTGGAGAAGGGGTTCGACGCCGTCTCGGTCGCGGAGGTCGCGGCGGCGGCCGAGGTGTCGAAGCCGACGCTGTTCCGCTACTTCCCGGCCAAGGAGGACCTGGTCCTGCACCGGTTCGCCGACCACGAGGACGAGCCGGCCCGGGTGGTGGCCGCCGCCCGGGAGGCCGGGGTGCCGCCGCTGACCGCGCTGCGCGACCACGTCCTCGCGGGCCTGGAGCGGCGCGACCCGGTGACCGGGCTCAACGACGCGCCGCAGGTGCTCGCGTTCCTGCGGCTGCTGCACGGGACGCCGTCGCTGGTGGCGCGGATGCAGGCGTTCCAGGCGCGGTCGGAGGGAGTGCTCGCCGCCGCGCTGGAGGGGACGCCGGAGGGGATGCCGGAGGGGACGGACGCGGAGATTCCCCTGCGGGCGCGGCTCGCGGCGGCCCAGATCGTGGTGGTGCTGCGGGTCCTGGCGGACGAGAACATCCGGCGGATCACGGCGGGGGAGCCGGTCGACGCGGT